In one window of Janthinobacterium sp. 1_2014MBL_MicDiv DNA:
- a CDS encoding winged helix-turn-helix transcriptional regulator: MNEDICAPSGVTLGETGFGYTLSLIGGKYKMLILYALAENKVLRHNELKRHLGGIAFKTLSVVLKELEADALIIRKEYPQVPPKVEYFLSSKGASLIPVLHTLCEWGEQHQPA; the protein is encoded by the coding sequence ATGAATGAAGACATATGCGCGCCCAGCGGCGTGACCCTGGGCGAGACGGGATTCGGCTACACCCTGTCGCTGATCGGCGGCAAATACAAGATGCTGATCCTGTACGCGCTCGCTGAAAACAAGGTCCTGCGCCACAATGAACTCAAGCGGCATCTCGGCGGCATTGCCTTCAAGACCCTCAGCGTCGTGCTGAAGGAGCTCGAAGCCGATGCGCTGATCATCCGCAAGGAATACCCGCAAGTGCCACCCAAGGTTGAGTATTTCCTCTCCAGCAAGGGGGCATCGCTGATCCCCGTGCTCCATACCTTGTGCGAGTGGGGCGAACAGCACCAGCCGGCCTGA
- a CDS encoding NAD(P)H-dependent oxidoreductase, with the protein MKTLVIVFHPAIDKSVANKRWLQELARHPQRYTIHHVHQAYPDGNIDVAQEQALVEAHGNVVLQFPLYWFNCPPLLKKWLDDVLAYGWAYGTGGVAFKGRKVALAVTAGIRQEDFTPEGKWRVTLAQLLAPFDVTLDYVGAEKRPFFAFYGAEDGPKEAGYAERLESSAHDYVRFLAAL; encoded by the coding sequence ATGAAAACGCTGGTTATCGTCTTCCATCCCGCGATCGACAAGTCCGTGGCCAACAAGCGCTGGCTGCAGGAATTGGCGCGCCATCCGCAGCGCTACACAATCCACCATGTGCATCAGGCTTATCCTGACGGCAACATCGATGTGGCGCAGGAGCAGGCGCTGGTGGAGGCGCACGGCAACGTGGTCTTGCAGTTCCCGCTGTACTGGTTCAACTGTCCGCCATTGCTGAAGAAGTGGCTCGACGACGTATTGGCGTATGGCTGGGCGTATGGCACGGGCGGCGTAGCCTTCAAGGGCCGCAAGGTGGCCCTGGCCGTCACTGCGGGTATTCGCCAGGAAGACTTCACGCCGGAGGGCAAGTGGAGAGTCACGCTGGCGCAGTTGCTGGCGCCTTTTGACGTGACGCTGGACTATGTGGGCGCCGAGAAGCGCCCGTTCTTTGCTTTCTATGGCGCGGAAGACGGGCCAAAGGAGGCTGGCTATGCGGAGCGGCTGGAGAGCAGCGCGCACGACTATGTGCGCTTCCTGGCGGCGCTGTAA
- the lpdA gene encoding dihydrolipoyl dehydrogenase, whose amino-acid sequence MSTKQFDVVVIGAGPGGYIAAIRAAQLGFSVACVDEWSNAKGGAAPGGTCTNVGCIPSKALLQSSEHFEHAGHSFAEHGIDVAGLKLNLGQMLKRKDTVVKQNNDGILYLFKKNKIAFFHGRAAFAAAAAGTYDISVTGEANETLNAKHVVIATGSNARELPGAPFDEKLILSNTGALAIDAVPAKLGVIGAGVIGLEMGSVWRRLGSDVTVLEGLPVFLGAVDEQIAKEASKLFTKQGLKINLGCKIGAITPGKKDVTVEFVDAKGEAQKAVFDKLIISIGRTPNTNGLGADKVGLQLDERGFIAVDGDCKTNLPNVWAVGDVVRGPMLAHKAEEEGVAVAERIAGQHGHTNFNTIPWVIYTSPEIAWVGKTEQTLKAEGIAYKAGTFPFMANGRARALGDTSGMVKFLADATTDEILGVHIVGPMASELISEAVVAMEFKASAEDIARICHAHPSLSEATKEAALAVDKRTLNF is encoded by the coding sequence ATGAGTACTAAACAATTTGACGTAGTTGTCATCGGTGCGGGCCCTGGCGGCTACATCGCCGCCATCCGCGCAGCGCAGCTGGGCTTTTCCGTCGCTTGCGTCGACGAGTGGTCGAACGCCAAGGGCGGCGCCGCTCCTGGCGGCACCTGCACCAACGTCGGCTGCATCCCGTCGAAAGCGCTGCTGCAATCGTCCGAGCATTTCGAACACGCGGGCCACAGCTTCGCAGAGCACGGCATCGACGTCGCCGGCCTGAAGCTGAACCTGGGCCAGATGCTCAAGCGTAAAGATACCGTCGTCAAGCAAAACAACGACGGCATCCTGTACCTGTTCAAGAAGAACAAGATCGCCTTCTTCCACGGCCGCGCCGCTTTCGCCGCTGCCGCCGCTGGCACGTATGACATCAGCGTCACCGGTGAAGCCAACGAAACCCTGAACGCCAAGCACGTGGTCATCGCCACGGGTTCGAACGCGCGCGAACTGCCGGGTGCACCATTCGACGAGAAACTGATCCTGTCGAACACGGGCGCACTGGCCATCGACGCCGTTCCAGCCAAGCTGGGCGTCATCGGCGCCGGCGTGATCGGCCTGGAAATGGGCAGCGTCTGGCGCCGCCTGGGTTCCGACGTCACCGTGCTGGAAGGCCTGCCGGTCTTCCTCGGCGCCGTCGACGAGCAGATCGCCAAGGAAGCGTCGAAGCTGTTCACCAAGCAAGGCTTGAAGATCAACCTCGGTTGCAAGATCGGTGCGATCACGCCAGGCAAGAAAGACGTCACCGTGGAATTCGTGGACGCCAAGGGCGAAGCGCAAAAAGCCGTGTTCGACAAACTGATCATCTCGATCGGCCGTACGCCGAACACGAATGGCCTGGGTGCCGACAAGGTCGGCCTGCAGCTGGACGAGCGCGGCTTCATCGCCGTCGACGGCGACTGCAAGACCAACCTGCCGAACGTATGGGCAGTGGGCGACGTCGTGCGCGGCCCGATGCTGGCGCACAAGGCGGAAGAAGAAGGCGTTGCCGTGGCCGAGCGTATCGCCGGCCAGCATGGCCACACCAACTTCAACACGATTCCGTGGGTGATCTACACCTCGCCGGAAATCGCGTGGGTCGGCAAGACCGAGCAAACCCTGAAGGCCGAAGGTATCGCCTACAAGGCGGGCACCTTCCCGTTCATGGCCAATGGCCGTGCGCGCGCACTGGGCGACACTTCGGGCATGGTGAAATTCCTGGCCGATGCGACCACCGATGAAATCCTCGGTGTGCACATCGTCGGCCCGATGGCCTCCGAACTGATTTCCGAAGCCGTCGTGGCGATGGAATTCAAGGCCTCGGCCGAAGACATCGCACGCATCTGCCACGCCCACCCATCCCTGTCGGAAGCGACCAAGGAAGCGGCATTGGCAGTAGACAAGCGTACGCTGAATTTCTAA
- the gltA gene encoding citrate synthase codes for MNTSDTKATLSFSDGSPSLEFPIYKGTVGPDVIDIRKLYAGSGKFTYDPGFMSTASCNSSITYIDGDKGELLYRGYPIEQLAVNADFMESCYLLLNGELPNAAQKAKFVDTVTKHTMVHEQMQFFFRGFRRDAHPMSILVGTVGALASFYHDSLDINDPRHREVSAIRLIAKMPTLVAMTYKYSIGQPFTYPRNDLSYSANFMHMMFANPCEDYKVNDVLVRALDRILILHADHEQNASTSTVRLAGSSGANPFACIAAGIACLWGPAHGGANEAALNMLKEIGTVENIPAFIEQVKDKNSGVKLMGFGHRVYKNFDPRAKLMRETCYEVLNELGLQDDPLFKLAMELEKIALNDEYFVSRKLYPNVDFYSGIVQSALGIPVSLFTGIFAMARTIGWIAQWNEMIADPEQKIGRPRQLFVGSTTREVLPLAKRA; via the coding sequence ATGAATACCTCTGACACAAAAGCTACCCTGTCGTTCTCCGATGGCAGCCCATCGCTTGAATTTCCCATCTACAAAGGCACCGTAGGCCCGGACGTCATCGACATCCGCAAGCTGTACGCCGGTAGCGGCAAGTTCACCTACGACCCAGGCTTTATGTCGACCGCCTCGTGCAATTCGTCGATCACCTACATCGACGGCGACAAGGGCGAACTGCTGTACCGCGGTTACCCGATCGAACAGTTGGCCGTCAACGCCGACTTCATGGAATCGTGCTACTTGCTGCTGAACGGCGAATTGCCGAACGCGGCGCAAAAAGCCAAGTTCGTCGACACCGTGACCAAGCACACGATGGTGCACGAGCAGATGCAATTCTTCTTCCGTGGCTTCCGCCGCGATGCGCATCCGATGTCGATCCTGGTCGGCACCGTCGGCGCGCTGGCGTCGTTCTACCATGATTCGCTGGACATCAACGACCCGCGTCACCGCGAAGTGTCGGCCATCCGCCTGATCGCCAAGATGCCGACCCTGGTCGCCATGACCTACAAGTACTCGATCGGCCAGCCGTTCACGTACCCGCGCAACGACCTGTCGTACAGCGCCAACTTCATGCACATGATGTTCGCCAACCCGTGCGAAGACTACAAGGTCAACGACGTGCTGGTGCGCGCCCTGGACCGCATCCTGATCCTGCACGCGGACCACGAGCAAAACGCCTCGACGTCGACCGTCCGCCTGGCCGGTTCGTCGGGCGCCAACCCGTTCGCCTGTATCGCTGCCGGCATCGCCTGCCTGTGGGGCCCTGCCCATGGCGGCGCCAACGAAGCGGCACTGAACATGCTGAAGGAAATCGGCACCGTCGAGAACATCCCTGCCTTCATCGAGCAAGTCAAGGACAAGAACTCCGGCGTCAAGCTGATGGGCTTTGGCCACCGCGTGTACAAGAACTTCGACCCGCGCGCCAAGCTGATGCGTGAAACCTGCTACGAAGTGTTGAACGAACTGGGCCTGCAAGACGACCCGCTGTTCAAGCTGGCGATGGAACTGGAAAAGATTGCACTGAACGACGAATACTTCGTTTCGCGCAAGCTGTACCCGAACGTCGACTTCTACTCGGGCATCGTGCAATCGGCGCTGGGCATCCCTGTGTCGCTGTTCACCGGTATCTTCGCCATGGCCCGCACCATCGGCTGGATCGCCCAGTGGAACGAGATGATCGCCGATCCGGAACAAAAAATCGGCCGTCCGCGTCAGCTGTTCGTCGGCTCGACCACGCGCGAAGTACTGCCACTGGCCAAGCGCGCCTAA
- a CDS encoding LysR family transcriptional regulator — MDRITAAQVFVAIAERGSMVAASDALDMSRAMVTRYLAEMEQWAGARLLHRTTRRLSLTDAGDATLARCRQMLELAGAMAVTAPGGADTPHGLLRITCSQSLAQTALAGAVTAYLRRYPRAAVDLQMENRAVNLVEQRIDLAIRITNALEPNLIARQLASCASVVCAAPSYLAAHGTPRRAEDLALHNCLTYTYFGKSLWQFTHNGEALTVPVSGRLSANESLVLLVATVAGAGIAMQPRFSATPLIASGQLVELLPAYQPQDMGIYGVYTSRQHMSPLLRTMLDFLVEWFAGDPDWLAAIAAGPLPGRPVGRKRHAGRAADVL, encoded by the coding sequence ATGGACCGTATCACCGCCGCACAAGTGTTTGTCGCCATCGCCGAGCGCGGCAGCATGGTCGCCGCCAGCGATGCGCTCGACATGTCGCGCGCCATGGTGACGCGCTACCTGGCCGAGATGGAGCAGTGGGCGGGGGCGCGCCTGCTGCATCGCACCACGCGGCGGCTGAGCCTGACGGATGCGGGCGACGCCACGCTTGCGCGCTGCCGGCAGATGCTGGAACTGGCCGGCGCCATGGCCGTCACCGCGCCCGGGGGCGCCGACACGCCGCACGGCTTGCTGCGCATCACCTGCTCGCAATCGCTGGCGCAGACGGCGCTGGCTGGCGCAGTGACCGCTTACCTGCGGCGCTACCCGCGCGCCGCTGTCGACCTGCAGATGGAGAACCGCGCCGTCAACCTGGTCGAGCAGCGCATCGACCTGGCGATCCGCATCACGAATGCGCTCGAACCGAACCTGATCGCGCGCCAGCTGGCCAGCTGCGCTTCCGTGGTGTGCGCCGCACCATCGTACCTGGCGGCGCACGGCACGCCACGGCGGGCGGAAGACCTGGCCCTGCACAACTGTCTGACGTATACCTATTTTGGCAAGAGCCTGTGGCAGTTCACGCACAACGGGGAAGCGCTCACTGTCCCCGTCAGCGGCCGCCTGTCGGCGAATGAGTCGCTGGTCCTGCTGGTGGCGACGGTGGCGGGGGCGGGCATCGCCATGCAGCCGCGCTTTTCGGCCACGCCGCTGATCGCCAGCGGGCAGCTGGTGGAGCTGCTGCCCGCATACCAGCCGCAGGACATGGGCATCTATGGCGTCTATACGTCGCGCCAGCACATGTCGCCGCTGCTGCGCACCATGCTGGACTTCCTGGTGGAGTGGTTTGCCGGCGATCCCGATTGGCTGGCAGCCATCGCGGCGGGGCCGTTGCCGGGCAGACCAGTTGGGCGCAAGCGGCATGCCGGCAGGGCCGCCGATGTGTTGTAA
- a CDS encoding PspC domain-containing protein, with protein MNVSEEIKRLHELHLAGALSDAEFAQAKAKLLSNINLDKPDSTSGAGAGPAAGPANDLVQEFNRLRRSRNDRWLGGVCGGLGRASGMEAWIWRLVFVLFTLTFGFGVVIYLLLWIFVPDEEIGITKHEY; from the coding sequence ATGAACGTCTCTGAAGAAATCAAGCGTCTGCACGAGTTGCACCTGGCGGGCGCCCTGAGCGACGCGGAATTCGCGCAAGCGAAAGCCAAGCTCCTGAGCAATATCAACCTGGACAAGCCGGACAGCACGTCCGGCGCCGGCGCCGGTCCGGCTGCCGGCCCGGCGAACGACCTGGTGCAGGAATTCAACCGCCTGCGCCGTTCGCGCAACGACCGCTGGCTCGGCGGCGTGTGCGGTGGCCTGGGACGCGCTTCCGGCATGGAAGCGTGGATCTGGCGCCTCGTCTTCGTCCTGTTTACATTGACCTTCGGCTTCGGCGTGGTGATTTACCTTCTATTGTGGATTTTCGTACCAGACGAAGAGATTGGAATAACAAAACATGAGTACTAA
- a CDS encoding 2-oxoglutarate dehydrogenase E1 component: protein MQQLTTNSYLFGGNAPYVEDLYEAYLNNPGSVPDNWRSYFDAMQHVPAVDGTNKPDVAHASVVASFAERAKAGPIRTVTASFDAEMGRKRVAATQLIAAYRYLGTHWANLDPLQRQERPMIPELDPSFYGFTDADMDTVFNISNTYFGPETATLRDLLNYLRDTYTRSIGAEFMYISDPAEKRWLQEKLESIRSTPNFTPEKKIHILDRLTAAEGLERYLHTRYVGQKRFSLEGGETFIASMDETIQRAGEKGVQEIVIGMAHRGRLNVLVNTLGKAPQELFEEFEGKHGDDLPAGDVKYHQGFSSDISTAGGPVHLSLAFNPSHLEIVNPVVEGSVKARMDRRGDVHGAQVLPILVHGDAAFAGQGVVMETLNLAQTRGYGTGGTVHIVINNQIGFTTSDPRDSRSTLYCSDVVKMIEAPVLHINADDPEAVVLATQIALDYRMEFKKDIVLDIICYRKLGHNEQDTPALTQPLMYKRIGQHPGTRKLYADKLVAQGVIPADGGDKMVAAFRDAMDAGKHTVDPVISNFKNKYAVDWLPFLNKKWTDSADTAVPMTELKRLATRITTVPEEFKVHSLVEKVLGDRATMGRGEMNLDWGMGEHLAYASLVSSGYAIRLTGQDAGRGTFVHRHAVLHDQNRERWDAGTYIPLQNVSDNQAPFTVIDSVLSEEAVLAFEYGYSTAEPNTLTIWEAQFGDFANGAQVVIDQFISSGEVKWGRASGLVMMLPHGYEGQGPEHSSARPERFLQLCADNNMQVVQPTTASQIFHLLRRQMVRQFRKPLVILTPKSLLRNKDAGSPLTDLAKGGFQTVIGEVDEKIDAKKVKRVIACSGKVYYDLVNARKTRGQTDTAIVRLEQLYPFPHKSFAAELKKFPNLVEVVWAQDEPQNQGAWFQIQHNIFEGLESGQRLAYAGRPASASPAVGYYDKHYAQQKDLLETAFSKLKGFILTK from the coding sequence ATGCAGCAATTAACGACCAACTCCTACCTGTTTGGTGGGAATGCTCCGTACGTGGAAGACCTGTACGAGGCGTATCTGAACAATCCAGGCTCGGTGCCCGATAACTGGCGTTCTTACTTCGATGCCATGCAGCACGTGCCTGCCGTCGACGGTACCAACAAGCCTGACGTGGCGCATGCCTCCGTCGTCGCCTCGTTCGCCGAGCGCGCCAAGGCGGGTCCGATCCGGACAGTGACCGCTTCCTTCGATGCTGAAATGGGCCGCAAGCGCGTCGCCGCCACGCAGCTGATCGCCGCTTACCGCTACCTCGGCACGCACTGGGCCAACCTGGATCCGCTGCAACGCCAGGAACGTCCGATGATCCCGGAACTGGACCCGAGCTTCTACGGTTTCACCGATGCGGACATGGACACCGTGTTCAATATCAGCAATACCTATTTTGGCCCCGAGACCGCCACCCTGCGCGATCTGCTCAACTATCTGCGCGACACCTACACGCGTTCGATCGGCGCCGAATTCATGTACATCTCCGATCCGGCCGAGAAGCGCTGGCTGCAAGAGAAGCTGGAATCGATCCGCTCCACCCCGAATTTCACCCCAGAGAAAAAAATCCACATCCTCGACCGCCTGACCGCGGCTGAAGGCCTGGAACGCTATCTGCACACCCGCTACGTGGGCCAGAAGCGCTTCTCCCTGGAAGGTGGCGAAACCTTCATCGCCTCGATGGATGAAACCATCCAGCGCGCCGGCGAAAAAGGCGTGCAGGAAATCGTGATCGGCATGGCCCACCGCGGCCGCCTGAACGTGCTGGTGAACACCCTGGGCAAGGCGCCGCAGGAACTGTTCGAAGAATTCGAAGGCAAGCATGGCGACGACCTGCCTGCCGGCGACGTGAAGTACCATCAAGGCTTCTCGTCGGACATCTCCACCGCGGGCGGCCCGGTCCACCTGTCGCTGGCGTTCAACCCGTCGCACCTGGAAATCGTCAACCCGGTGGTCGAAGGTTCCGTCAAGGCCCGCATGGACCGCCGCGGCGACGTGCACGGCGCGCAAGTGCTGCCTATCCTGGTGCACGGCGATGCCGCTTTCGCCGGCCAGGGCGTGGTCATGGAAACGCTGAATCTGGCGCAAACCCGCGGCTACGGCACGGGCGGCACGGTGCATATCGTGATCAACAACCAGATCGGTTTCACCACCTCGGATCCGCGCGACTCGCGCTCGACCCTGTACTGCTCGGACGTCGTCAAGATGATCGAAGCACCAGTCCTGCACATCAACGCCGATGATCCGGAAGCCGTGGTCCTGGCGACGCAGATCGCGCTCGACTACCGCATGGAATTCAAGAAGGACATCGTCCTCGACATCATCTGCTACCGCAAGCTTGGCCACAACGAGCAGGATACGCCGGCACTGACGCAGCCGCTGATGTACAAGCGCATCGGCCAGCACCCGGGCACCCGCAAGCTGTACGCGGACAAGCTGGTAGCGCAAGGCGTGATTCCTGCCGACGGCGGCGACAAGATGGTTGCCGCCTTCCGCGACGCCATGGACGCCGGCAAGCACACGGTCGATCCAGTCATCTCGAACTTCAAGAACAAGTACGCCGTCGACTGGCTGCCGTTCCTGAACAAGAAATGGACGGACTCGGCCGATACGGCCGTGCCGATGACGGAACTGAAACGCCTGGCCACGCGCATCACCACCGTGCCGGAAGAGTTCAAGGTCCACTCGCTGGTCGAGAAGGTCCTGGGCGACCGCGCCACCATGGGCCGCGGCGAAATGAACCTGGACTGGGGCATGGGCGAACACCTGGCCTACGCTTCGCTGGTATCGTCCGGCTACGCCATCCGCCTGACGGGCCAGGATGCGGGCCGCGGCACCTTCGTGCACCGCCACGCCGTGCTGCATGACCAGAACCGCGAGCGCTGGGATGCGGGTACCTACATTCCGCTGCAAAACGTGTCGGACAACCAGGCACCGTTCACCGTCATCGACTCGGTGCTGTCCGAAGAAGCCGTACTGGCCTTCGAATACGGCTACTCGACCGCTGAACCGAACACGCTGACGATCTGGGAAGCCCAGTTCGGCGACTTCGCCAACGGCGCGCAAGTGGTGATCGACCAATTCATCAGCTCCGGCGAAGTGAAATGGGGCCGCGCTTCGGGCCTGGTCATGATGCTGCCGCACGGTTACGAAGGCCAGGGTCCTGAGCACTCGTCCGCGCGTCCTGAGCGTTTCCTGCAGCTGTGCGCCGACAACAACATGCAAGTGGTGCAGCCGACGACGGCGTCGCAGATCTTCCATTTGCTGCGTCGCCAGATGGTGCGCCAGTTCCGCAAGCCGCTGGTCATCCTGACGCCGAAGTCGCTGTTGCGCAACAAGGATGCCGGTTCGCCGCTGACCGACCTGGCCAAGGGCGGTTTCCAGACCGTCATCGGCGAAGTCGACGAGAAAATCGACGCCAAGAAAGTCAAACGCGTCATCGCCTGCTCGGGCAAGGTCTATTACGACCTGGTCAACGCACGCAAGACACGCGGCCAGACCGACACGGCGATCGTGCGCCTGGAACAGCTGTATCCGTTCCCGCACAAGTCGTTTGCTGCTGAACTGAAGAAGTTCCCGAACCTGGTCGAAGTCGTATGGGCCCAGGACGAGCCGCAAAACCAGGGCGCCTGGTTCCAGATCCAGCACAACATCTTCGAAGGCCTGGAGTCGGGTCAGCGTCTGGCGTATGCCGGCCGTCCTGCTTCGGCGTCGCCTGCCGTCGGTTACTATGACAAGCACTACGCCCAGCAAAAAGACCTGCTGGAAACGGCATTCTCGAAGCTGAAGGGCTTTATCCTGACCAAGTAA
- the odhB gene encoding 2-oxoglutarate dehydrogenase complex dihydrolipoyllysine-residue succinyltransferase, whose amino-acid sequence MAQIEVKVPQLSESVAEATLLAWHKKVGEPVARDENMIDIETDKVVLELPAPAAGVIIQIIKDNGATVVAGEVIAIIDTDGSAKVSPMEVSAVAAPALAAAAQDASTASAPAAATKGDVAMPAAAKILSEKGLSAGDVAGSGKDGRVTKGDALAASAKPAVAPLAPAAAKPALQQVATPSAASLGDRPEERVPMSRLRARIAERLLQSQSTNAILTTFNEVNMQPVIDLRNKYKDKFEKEHGVKLGFMSFFVKAAVAALKKYPIINASVDGNDIVYHGYFDIGIAVGSPRGLVVPIIRNADQLSIADIEKKIGEFGAKAKEGKLTLDDLTGGTFSISNGGTFGSMLSTPIINPPQSAILGVHATKDRAVVENGQIVVRPMNYLAMSYDHRIIDGREAVLGLVAMKEALEDPARLLLDL is encoded by the coding sequence ATGGCACAAATCGAAGTCAAAGTTCCCCAGTTGTCGGAATCGGTTGCGGAAGCGACCCTGCTGGCATGGCACAAGAAAGTCGGCGAACCAGTCGCGCGCGACGAAAACATGATCGATATCGAAACCGACAAAGTTGTGCTGGAACTGCCTGCGCCAGCCGCTGGCGTGATCATCCAGATCATCAAGGATAACGGCGCCACCGTCGTTGCCGGCGAAGTCATCGCCATCATCGATACCGACGGCTCGGCCAAGGTCAGCCCGATGGAAGTGTCGGCCGTTGCCGCGCCAGCCCTGGCTGCCGCCGCACAAGACGCTTCGACCGCTTCGGCGCCTGCCGCCGCCACCAAAGGCGACGTGGCCATGCCTGCCGCCGCCAAGATCCTGTCCGAAAAAGGCCTGTCCGCTGGCGACGTCGCCGGTTCGGGCAAAGATGGCCGCGTGACCAAGGGCGACGCCCTGGCCGCTTCCGCCAAGCCTGCCGTTGCGCCGCTGGCGCCAGCCGCCGCCAAGCCGGCCCTGCAGCAAGTTGCCACGCCGTCGGCCGCCAGCCTGGGCGACCGTCCGGAAGAGCGCGTGCCGATGAGCCGCCTGCGCGCGCGTATCGCCGAGCGCCTGCTGCAATCGCAATCGACGAACGCCATCCTGACCACGTTCAATGAAGTGAACATGCAGCCGGTCATCGACCTGCGCAACAAGTACAAGGACAAGTTCGAGAAAGAGCACGGCGTCAAGCTGGGCTTCATGTCCTTCTTCGTCAAGGCTGCCGTCGCCGCCCTGAAAAAGTACCCGATCATCAACGCCTCCGTTGACGGCAACGACATCGTTTACCACGGCTACTTCGACATCGGCATCGCTGTCGGTTCGCCGCGCGGCCTGGTCGTGCCTATCATCCGCAACGCGGACCAGCTGTCGATCGCCGACATCGAGAAAAAAATCGGTGAATTCGGCGCGAAAGCCAAGGAAGGCAAGCTGACCCTGGACGACCTGACGGGCGGCACGTTCTCGATCTCGAACGGCGGCACCTTCGGCTCCATGCTGTCGACCCCGATCATCAACCCGCCACAATCGGCGATCCTGGGCGTGCATGCGACCAAGGACCGCGCCGTCGTGGAAAACGGCCAGATCGTGGTGCGTCCGATGAACTACCTGGCGATGTCCTACGACCACCGCATCATCGACGGCCGCGAAGCCGTCCTGGGCCTGGTGGCGATGAAAGAAGCGCTGGAAGATCCTGCACGCCTGTTGCTGGACCTGTAA